TCGCTTTGTTCAAATTCTAAATATGCCTACTCTGGAATTTCTATGAGTTATGCTTCTGTACCGACCTATTCTTGGACTATTATGGCAATGACGCATGAGATGGGACATTCTCTAGGTTCGCCTCATACGCATGCATGCGTTTGGAATGGTAATAATACGCCTATTGATGGTTGTGGTGCTGTAGGTGGTTTTTCTGAAGGTTGCGATGGTCCACTTCCTGCTAAAGGAACCATTATGAGCTATTGTCATCTTGTTGGAAGTGTTGGGATTAACTTGGCTTTAGGTTTTGGACCGCAGCCAGGCGCATTGATTCGTCAAACAGTAGATTCGAAATCTTGTCTTAATACAGATTGTATAACAGGTTGTAACCCTACCGTTTCGGCACTTCAGATGTCGAATATAACGAGCAATTCTGCAACAGCAACCATTGTTGATACAAAAGGTGGGACAGAATGGAAATATAGAATAACCAAGCCCGATGGCACTATTGTGAAATCCGGAATTGTTACTAATAAAGTTATTAATTTGACCAATCTGGATTCTAATACCTATTACTATGTTTTGGTGGGTGTTAATTGTGGCGGTGAGAATTCTTATGCGGCAAAACAACTTATTTTGACCGATGCGCAATGGTGTAATTCTAATCTTAAATTCACCGATACAGGAGGAGAAGCGGATAACTACGGTAATAGCGAAACTGTTATTAAAACCTTTACACCAGCTGATCCTAATGATAAAATTAAATTAACGTTCTCAGAATTTGTGACAGAGCAAGGCAGCGATTTTATGAGAATTCATAATGGTCCAAGTATTGGTTCTCAAGCATTTTTGGTGAATGGAAATGTTAATATATCAGGGAATTTGGATCTTGGAAGTTTCGAATCTACACACGAGACAGGCGCCATTACAATTAGATTTATTTCAAATGCATCTGTTGTTGAAAAAGGTTGGGTAGCACAGGTTGAATGCAAAAAATTGTCAAGTATAGATGTTAAAACAACAAGCTTTTCATTAGCACTTAATGCATCAAAAACCAGCCTGAATTTAAAATCTAATAAAACAATTGATAAACTTGAACTTTTTGATATGAATGGGAAACTTATTCACACATCGTTGGCATTGGATAAAAATTCCGAAATCGCGATTTCTCATTTGCCAGCAGGCGTTTATGTAGCATACGCTCATATTGATGGTCAAGTGATTTCGAAGAAATTTGTGAAATAAATTAAAATATATTCTTCTAAAAAAAACAAAAGCGCTTGTGAATAACGAGCGCTTTTTTTATTTATTTTTAAATCTTAAGAATCGAATTCGATATAGATCTTTTCGCCCATATTCATTCCGAATAAAGAGGCAGCGCCATTGTGAAGACTTCCTTTGTAGACAGTAAGTTCCAGAAGGTTGTTGTCGTTAAAGATGACTGCCGATTTGCCGTGATATTCGGCTTCGTCATCCCAGTCTGCCACAAGGTCTGTGTATTGATTGTAAATTTTGGTCAAAACGATATTCCTAAATTTTATAATAAAACTTGTTGCATTACTCATATGAAGCTCAAACAAGCTGCGATGTATATTGGAAACAACATTTCCAAAATTGTCCACATACATTACTTCGCCAATAATCATTTTTTCGGAAGCTTTGTAACTCGCATTTACAAAATAGGTTTCTTTGGTTTCGGTAATAAGTTTTCCGATAACTTCTGGCACGCCACCGTTATACAGATGTATGGCTGCTGGCACAAAAATATCTGTTGCGGTGAAGTTAATTGTATCATCAAACCTTTTATTTAAAGTAATTTCAAAAATATAATCAGGTTTAATATCAAAAAAAATAAGATTGAGAATACCATTGTCTGCTGCTAAAAAATAATGACCATCAATTTTGACTAAAATATTTTTTCGGTCTTTATGGAAAAAGCTGTCAACGCAAATAATATGGATGCTACCTTCAGGAAAATTTTTATAAGAACTTCTAATAACGTAAGCTGCCTGTTGAATGTTGTATGGCAAAATATCATGCGTGATGTCAACAAGTTTGATATCTTCATTCATGCTCAAAAGACTTCCTTTAATGCAAGCGACGCGGTGGTCGACAGTTCCGTAATCGGAAGTTAAACTTATTATAGGCATGCAATTTCTTTTGCGCAAAATTAATGATAAATATCTTCTCGGGTCAAGCATTTCGTCAAATCAATTCTTATATTTGTTAGGAATAACACAGTATTTTTTATGTACGAACTCAATTACGAAATTAATGACATAGACACCAAGATGTTTTATGGTGTACAAAATCAGTATTTTAATCTTATAAAATCCAGCTTTCCAACGCTCAAAATTACAGGTCGCGACAATTATATTTTTGCCATGGGAAATCAAGATACTTTGGATATTTTGAAAGGGCGACTAGATGATATGGTGTCCTTTATTTCCAAACATAATTCGATAGATCTTAAAAACGTTGAATCCATTCTTAAAATTAAAAATGAAGAAGAAAAACAATTGCTTTTTGATCAGAATATTATTGTAAAAGGCGTTAACGGAAAAGTTATAAAAGCTAAAACATCGAATCTTAAAAAACTGGTAAAAACGAGTGATAAAAAAGATATGGTGTTTGCTATTGGGCCTGCCGGGACAGGGAAAACCTACACGAGTGTTGCTTTGGCGGTGAAAGCGCTTCGCGATAAAGAGGTGAAACGTATTATTCTAACACGACCCGCTGTGGAAGCAGGAGAAAGTTTAGGATTTTTGCCTGGCGATCTTAAAGAGAAGTTGGATCCCTATTTGCAACCTTTATATGACGCTTTGCGCGATATGATTCCGCACGAGAAATTGGAAGCCTTTATAGAAAAAAAAGTCATCGAAGTGGCGCCTCTGGCTTTTATGCGCGGCCGTACCTTGGATGATGCTTTTGTGATTTTGGATGAAGCGCAAAATACGACACATTCTCAAATGAAAATGTTCCTCACCAGAATGGGAATGAATGCCAAATTCATTATTACAGGTGATCCCAGTCAGGTGGATCTCCCCAAAAATCAACAATCTGGACTTCGGGAGTCGATGCGAATTCTGAAAGATGTGGAAGAGATAGGCTTTGTGCATTTAACAGAAGAAGATGTGGTGCGCCATCCTGTTGTGAAGAAAATAATTTTAGCATATAATAAGGAAGAGCAATATAATCATCAGAATAAATGATTTTTTTGTAAAAAAAATAATGATATATTTGCAAAGTTTCATTGATATGGAAGATAAGGTATGAAATGTATTTTTGCTTTTTTGAGTTTTGTTGTAATGCTGAATTGTTCCTCGCAGCATCAACAAGAGAACCAAATGCCGTTAGAATTTGAGATTGTTCACCAATCCAAGTTCGATGTCCTAGAGGATTATGCATTTGTGTTATTGAAAAACCAAGAAGAAATAGACAATATTTATAAATATTTGTCAGCTTCACCAAAAGGATTACGACAAATCCCGATTCCGAGTTATGATGAAAATGAAACTTTAATCGCAGTAAGTGCGACGCCAAAATCTAAAAATGATATCGATATTAAATCTGTAAATTTAATTGGAGATAAAATAAATATCGAAATTATAGATGTGGATAATCCACAATTAGGAACCAGTGGACGACTGAAAAGTCTTGTAATAATCAAACTTTTGAATAATTATAAAAACAAATCAATAAACTTAATTATAAAATAATTACTATGGTTAAAAATTTCTTTACGTTTGCTGCGGTAATAGTTTCAGCTTCTGTATTTGGGCAAGCCAATTATTGGAGTAAAACTTCAAATGTTGCAGGAAAACAAGTTACAGAAAGACAATCTCAACCTATGCAATACAAATTGTATAATTTGAATTTGGATAAATTGAATGGTGCTCTACAAACGGCGCCTCAGAGATTTTCTAACGATGAAAGTTTAATCTTAAAGTTTCCTGATGCTAATGGAAATTTTGTTGATTATATAATTCAAGAAGCTTCGGTACTTTCTCCAGAACTACAAGAAAAATATTCTGATATTCGATCTTATGTTGGTTATCAAAAATCGAATAAATCTAATACTATTAGATTTAGCGTGACGCCAACAGATGGTGTTAATATTATGTATTTCGATGCAGGAGAAGTTAGCTATATGGATACTTATACCAAAGACAAAGGGACTTATGTCGTGTATAAGAGAAAAGATCTTAAAGCCAACCCAGAACAATTTAATTGTGGTTTCGTTGAAGAAAATAACGATGTTATCCCAGGAGTTGGAGAGGTTGATAGCAAATTCCCTTTAGTACAAGATGGAAAATGGAGAACCTACCGTTTAGCTTTAGCTTGTACAACGCAATATTCAACCTTCCATGTGAATAGAGCGGGGATGAGTCAAGGTACTGTTGAGCAAAAGAAAACTGCTGTCTTAGCAGCAATGGCGGCATCTATGACACGTGTTAATGGTGTTTATGAAAAGACGATGTCTTTAACTATGGTTTTGGTACCTAATAATGACCAGGTTATTTTCTTGACTAGTGCAGATTATCCAGCTTCAGGAGGTTACACCAATAATGATGGTGCGGCTATGTTGGATCAAAACTTAAGAATCTGTAATGAAATAATAGGTTCTGCAAATTATGACATAGGACATGTTTTCAGTACTGGAGGTGGTGGTATTGCTCAGCTTAATTCTCCATGTGGAACAGGCAAGGCAAGAGGTGTAACGGGATCTTCTGTACCAACTAATGATGCGTTTAATATTGATTATGTAGCACATGAAATGGGGCATCAATTTGGTGCAACGCATACCTTTAATAACAATACTGCTGGTAGCTGTGCAGGTAATAGATCCTTAGCTACAGCTTATGAGCCAGGAAGTGGTAGTACAATTATGGCTTATGCAGGTATTTGTACGGCAACACAAAATGTACAAAGTAGAAGTGATGCGTATTTTCATACCGCATCTGTTAACCAGATGTATAATTTTATATCAAGATCAGCAGATTGTTCTGTAAAAACTGATAATAACAATCAACCACCAGTGGTAGCTGATTTGTCAGATTATACTATTCCAAAAGGGACGCCATTTGCGCTATCAGCAACAGCAACAGACCCAGATGGAGATGAGGTTACTTATCTTTGGGAACAGTTGGACTCACAAAATAGTACACAGCCGCCCGTGTCGACTGCCACTTCTGGGCCAGTTTTTAGATCGTATTTTCCAGTGGTTGGAGGAACAAGATATTTCCCTAGAATGCTAGACCTTCTTAATAATGTTGATAATAAATGGGAAGTCTTGCCAACGGTAGCTAGAAATCTTAATTTTACGTTATTGGTTAATGATAACAAAGCTACAGGAGCACAATCGGCTAGAGCTAATATGCAGGTTGTAGTGTCTAATGTTGGGCCTTTCAAGGTGACTTCGCATGCTACTAATGCACAGTATATGGGAGGTTCTGCTACAACTGTAACATGGGATGTTGCGGGGACAAACGCTGCACCAGTTAATACTCAGAATGTTCAGATTTTATTATCAAAAGATTCTGGTGAAAACTTTGATATAGTTTTGGCGGAAAATGTGCCGAATACAGGTAGTGTCGAAGTGACTTTGCCAAATGACGATATTGCGACTGCAAGAATAATGATTAAAGCAAAAGAAAACATTTATTTTGCTATTAACTCTACTTATTTCTCCATCAAAAAAGATTTGGCGGTTAATGATATTACTAAAAAGTCATTCACGATTTATCCGAATCCTGCAAAAGGAGAAGTTAGCATTGCATTGTCTAACAAATCTTCAGAGGCTAACTATATGATTTATGATCAATCAGGTAGATTGTTGAAACAAGCTAAAGTGCCAACAACTGAGAAAATTAATGTTTCCGACTTAGCTACAGGTACTTATCGTATTGTTGTTAACGCTAATGGTACTGTGAATAGTCAAAATTTAGTTATTCAGAAGTAATTTTTATAAATTTATAATATTCGAAAAGGCTTGTGTTTGCAAGCCTTTTCTGTTTTTATTTAATAAAAATATCATAAAATTTGTTAAATTAAGAAATAGTATTATATTTGCTGTGTGAAAATAACAATTGTAATTATTTATTTATTTAATCTATTGTTTGATTTTATTCACTTAAATAATGCCAAAATGTGAAGATAATTTCAATGTAATATAGTATATTTTGATTGTAATTGTTTTTAATAAGGGATTTGATAATTAGTAAACTCTTAAATATATATTAATAAAAATTTTAAAATCATGAAAAAATTATTCTTAGTAGGTGCGTTAGCACTTTTTGCGTCGATGAATGCACAGCAATTTGGAATCAAGGCAGGTATGAATATTTCTAGTCTTAATGGAGATGTAGAGAATGTGAAATCTAAAGTTGGTTTTAGTGCTGGTGTATTTGCGCAATTTCCAATCTCGAGCCAATTTACATTCCAGCCAGAAGTTTTATACTCTGGACAAGGAGCTAAAGAAAAAGAAGATGGTTTTGAAGCAACTTGGTCTATAGATTATATTGCGGTGCCTTTGATGTTTAAATATAACTTAGCAGAGAAATTTAGTTTAGAAGCTGGTCCTCAAATAGGTTTTTTAATGAGTTCAAAATTAAAAGGTGATGGTGAATCAGTAGATATTAAAAATGAAATGAAATCTACAGATTTTGCAATTAATTTAGGTGCAAATTATGACATTATGCCAAATTTATTTATTGGCGCTAGATATAGTGCTGGTCTAACAAATATTATAAAAGATTCTGATGATTTTAAAGTTAGAAACAATGTGTTTTCTGTATCATTAGGTTATAAATTTTAATTAAGCCAATCTATATTTTATATTAAGAGCACTTTATAGTGCTCTTTTTTTTAACATTAAATGCACTTTTTGATGAGTTAAATAGTACAAAATAATAATCTTTTGTATTTTCTAATATCTCGCTAAATTTTTTATAATGGGTTTGGTTTCGGAATTTTCTGTTGTAAGTGTTGAGGTATTTTTTTAAATAAGGTATTTTGTTTATTAAAATAATAATTTTTCATATTGATGTTTACGTGTTGTATGTAGTTATATAATTGGTTTTTGTATGTATAATCATGTTTTTAATTAATATGATTTTTTTCATAAATAGTGTTAAAAATTTTAAGATTAATTATTGTAATTTTGCGCCATTAATTTTTAATAAAATGAAAAAAGTAATTCTAGTTGGTGCTTTGGCACTTTTCGGAGCAGTTAATGCTCAAATTGCAAAAGGAACTGCATTTATTTCTGGTACTGTAGGATATCAAGGTCAAAAAAATAATAATAATGATGTAACTAATGATTCGTTTACAGTTGTTCCAACTGTTGGATATTTTGTTGCTCCTAATGTTGCAGTAGGATTAGGTGTTGGTTATGCATCTGCATCAGAAAAAGGAAAATTTAACGGGGTTGATTATAAAGACACTACTTCAGCATTCGTTATTGAACCATTGGTAAGAAAATACTGGAATGTTTCAGATAACTTCTTATTGTTTGGTCAATTGTCTGTGCCAATGGCATTTGGTAATGACAAAGCTGAGGTTGCTGGTAAAGAAGTTGGTAAAGATAAATTCTCTTCTTTTGGAGTGGTTGTAAGACCAGGTATCGATTATGTAGTTGCTCCTAACTGGACTATCGAAGCTACTATCGGTGAATTCGGTTACAGATCTGCTAAATATAAAGATGCTAAAAGTGTAGATAACTACAACTTCGGTCTTGATTTAGGATCAGTTACTTTTGGTGTTAAATACCTTTTCAAATAAGATTTAACTCTTATAAAAATACAAAAGAGCTGTCAATTAATTTTGATAGCTCTTTTTGTGTGCACAAAAAAACTCATCTCTAAAATTTTAGAAATGAGTTTTTATATTTATTAGGTTTAAAACTATTTACCTCCAAAAAGCCCACCGCCCATGCCTGGCATATTTGGCATTTTGCTCATCATCTGCATCATTTGTTTACCCTGAGGACCTTGCATCATTTTCATCATTTTTCCCATTTGGTCAAACTGTTTCATAAGTTGGTTTACTTCTTCCAGGGTTCTTCCGGCGCCTTTTGCGATACGTTGCTTTCTAGGCATGTTAATGATAGATGGTTTTCTTCTCTCGTCAGGAGTCATACTATGGATAATTGCTTCGATATGTTTGAAGGCATCGTCGCTAATATCAACATCTTTGATGGCTTTTCCTACGCCAGGAATCATCCCCATCAAATCTTTCATATTACCCATTTTTTTGATTTGATTAATCTGCTTTAAGAAATCATCGAAACCAAATTCGTTTTTAGCAATTTTTTTGTGAAGTTTTTTTGCTTCTTCCTCGTCAAATTGTTCCTGAGCTCTTTCTACTAAGGAAACAACGTCACCCATACCAAGGATTCTGTCTGCCATCCTTTCTGGATAGAAAAGATCCAAAGCTTCCATCTTCTCACCAGTAGAGATGAATTTGATAGGTTTCTCAACAACAGAACGAATCGTCAAGGCTGCACCACCTCGCGTGTCACCGTCCAATTTGGTAAGGACAACACCATTGTAGTTAAGGACGTCGTTGAAGGCTTTTGCTGTGTTAACGGCGTCTTGCCCTGTCATGGAGTCAACAACGAATAATGTTTCTGTAGGTTTTACAGCTTGATGAACATTGCGGATTTCGTTCATCATTTCTTGATCAATTGCCAAACGTCCCGCGGTATCGATGATGATAACGTCGTGGTTGTTTTGTTTAGCAAAATTAATGGCGTTTTCAGAAATGCTAACAGGCTTAAGATTTCCATCTTCTGTATATACCGGAACTCCTATTTGATTACCCAAAACTTTTAGCTGATCAATAGCAGCAGGACGATAGACGTCACATGCTACCAATAGAGGTTTTTTGCTTCTTTTTTGTTTAAGATAATTGGCTAACTTTCCCGAAAAAGTCGTTTTACCAGAACCTTGCAAACCAGCAATCAAAATAATTGTCGGCTTTTCAGAAAGGTTGATGCCTTCTTGTGATCCTCCCATAAGATCTACCAATTCGTCATGGACGATTTTGGTCATCAACTGGCCAGGTGTTAAAGAGGTCAATACATTTTGACCAATAGCTTTGTCTTGAACTCTTTTGGTGAGGTCTTTTGCTACTTTGTAGTTAACATCGGCATCTACCAAGGCACGACGAATTTCTTTAACCGTTTCGGCTACGTTAATCTCGGTAATTTTGCCTCGTCCTGATATATTGTGTAAGGCTTTATCAAGTTTGTCTTGTAAACTATTGAACATTGTTTAGAAAATTAGATTTGCAAAAATAACGAATTTATAATAAATAAAGTAGTTCTGAATAATTTTTGGTAGTTTTGCCAAAATGAAGAATCTGAAGCTTATCCCAACGTACGCGTTATTATTTCTTTTGTTCTCTGCTTTGATGTTCTTGGTTCAATGGATATTGGAGACTCAGGGCATTCTGAATTTAAGTTATAAAATCCATTTCTTGTTATTTTTCGTTACCTTAGTTGGGGTTGTAACAATGCTTTTGGTTTTTGGTTTAAAAAAGAAAAATATTATAGGCTTTATATTTTTGGGATTTGTAGTTTTTAAGCTTTTTGCGATAGGATATATTGCTTTGTTTGAATCAGATTTTAAAAACAATCTTTTAGTTTATTTTGGAATGTATTGGTTGTATCTTGCGGCGGAAGTTGTTCTTGTTGTGGCTTTGGTAAGAAAACAAGACGAATGTCATAAAAATATTTGAGTTAAAGATTTCCCAAAATCGGATATTATTTTATATTTTTGCAAAAAAATTTTAGAAATCGATCTAGTCATGAATTTTAAAAAACTGTTAATTTTCCTTCATGTTTTTGTTTTTAGCTTTTCTTTTGTGAAAGCTAGCGAAACAGCTACAGTAGCAGGAACTGAGGAAAAGTACAATCCTGTACCGTTCATTATGCATCACATTGCTGATGGCCATTACTGGCATTTGTGGGGAGAGGGCGAAAACTCTGTTGGTTTTGCACTTCCAGTTATTTTGGTTGATAATGGATTGAAAGTTTTCAGTTCTTCAAAATTTGGTCACGAAGGTGAAGAAGTGGCTCATATTGATGGAAAGAATTACAAATTGTTCCACGGTAAAATCTACGAAACGGACGAACTAGGAACACTTACTATGCATAAAGATGAGAAAGGGGTAGAGCATCCTACGAATGCTAAGCCACTGGACTTGTCTATTACTAAGGTTGTTGCACAAATGATTTTTGCAGCATTTATTCTTATTCTTTTAGCTTTTGCAACGAAAGCAAGTTATAAAAAATCTGCTGTACCAACTGGTATTGCGAAGTTTATGGAGCCTCTTATTTTATTTGTTAGAGATGATATTGCTTTGCAAAATATTGGTTCGGTAAAATATAGAAGATATGTTCCTTATTTAGTGACTTTGTTCTTATTTATTTGGATTCTTAATATTTTAGGACTTGTTCCTGGCGCGGCTAACACAACAGGTAATATCGCTTTTACGATGATGATGGCGGTGTTTACATTACTAGTTGTTAATCTAAGTGGTAAAAAAACTTACTGGATGCACATGTTAGATCCATTAGGAAATAATATGCCTTTGGGTGGTAAAATATTGGTGTATATTATTTTGGTTCCAGTAGAATTATTAGGGATTATTACTAAACCTTTTGCCTTGATGATTCGTCTTTTTGCAAACATGACAGCAGGACACATTATCATCATGAGTTTGATCGCTTTGATCTTCATCATGAAAACATATATGATCGCTCCTGTGTCTTTAGGTTTAACATTATTTATTTATGTGTTGGAGGTATTGGTAGCAGCATTACAGGCTTATATCTTTACCATGTTAACAGCATTATTTATTGGATCAGCGGTTGAAGAACCTCACCACGATCACTAGTATTTATTTTAAAACAATAAAAGCAACTTTTTAAATTATAACATTATGACAGGTAGTATCGCAGCAATCGGAGCTGGATTAGCAGTTCTAGGCGTTGGATTAGGAATTGGTAAAATTGGTGGAAGCGCTATGGAAGGTATCGCTAGACAACCAGAGCAATCAGGAAAAATCCAAACTGCAATGATTATCGCAGCAGCTCTTATCGAGGGTGCTGGTCTATTCGGTATCGTAGTAGCATTACTAGGTAACGGATAAGAAACAATTAAGGATTCTGCAAACGGTTGGTTTGTAGAATCCTTTTATTAAACTAAAACAATTATAACTTTAATATACATTTAGATAATGGACTTATTAACGCCTTCAATTGGTAACTTATTTTGGACAGCAGTTGTATTTCTTTTACTTTTGGCTTTATTAGCTAAGTTTGCATGGGCTCCAATTTTAAGTGCTGTGAGAGAAAGAGAAAACAACATTCAAGATGCTCTTAACCAAGCTAAATTAGCTCGTCAAGAAATGTCTCAACTGAAAGAAGATAACGAAAGAATTCTTCGTGAAGCAAAAGTTGAGCGTGATGCTATCCTAAAAGAAGCCAGAGACATGAAGGATAAGATCGTTAGCGATGCTAAAGAAGTTGCAAAAGTAGAAGGAGACAAAATGATCGAATCTGCTAGACAATCTATCCAAACGGAAAAGAATGCTGCTATGGCAGATATCAAAAACCAAATCGGTACTTTATCTGTAACTATTGCAGAAAACATCCTAAAACAAAAGTTAGATAACAACGAAGCGCAAACAGCCCTAGTTGAAAACTTAATCAATAAGTCTAACCTTAATTAAAAACAATGCTAACATCTAAAGTTGCAAAAAGATACGCGCAAGGTCTGCTAGATTTCTCCAGAGAAGCTGGTAGCACAGACGCTATTTTCCAAGAAATGCAAGATGTGGTAAAAATCATGTCTGAGTCAAAGGAGTTGAACCAATTTTTCAACACCCCTTTTATCGATGCTAAAAAGAAAATAGAAGTTGCTGGAGAAGTTTTTAAAGCTTTTTCACCTGTTGCGCAAAATCTTGTAAAATTGACTATTAATCAAGGACGCGAGTCCCATCTTAAGCAAATCGCACAAGAATTTATTAACAAAGTTGAAGACATTAGAGGTACAAAACGTGTATCGGTAACATCTGCAACAGCTTTGTCAAAAGAAACTGTAACGGATATTTTGAAAGCCTCAAAGCTTATCCCAACCAATACAGATTTTGAAGTGGAAAGTATTATCAAACCAGAAATTCTTGGAGGTTACATTCTAAGAGTTGGTGATAAACAAATCGACGCTTCTGTGAAAACAAAACTTAATAACATTAAGAAAGAATTTCAACTTAATTAAGAAAAAACAACCATAAAATGGCAGAAATAAATCCAGCAGAAGTATCCGCGATACTGAAGCAACAATTAGCAAATTTCGATACGCAATCTAACGTAGAGGAAGTAGGTACTGTACTCTCTATCGGGGATGGTATTGCACGTGTTTACGGTTTAGAAAACGTACAATACGGAGAATTGGTAAAATTCGAAAGTGGTGTTGAAGGTTTAGTACTTAACCTAGAAGATGACAATGTAGGTGTTGCTCTTCTTGGCGAATCAAAACTTGTAAGAGAAGGAGATACTGTTAAAAGAACCAACACAATCTCTTCTATAAAAGTAGGAGAAGGAATGTTAGGTAGAGTTGTTGATACATTGGGTAACCCTATTGATGGTAAAGGTCCTATCACAGGAGATCTTTACGAAATGCCACTAGAAAGAAAGGCACCAGGGGTAATCTTCAGACAACCTGTAACGGAGCCTTTACAATCAGGTATCGTTGCAATTGACTCGATGATTCCTGTAGGTAGAGGGCAAAGAGAGCTTATCATTGGTGACAGACAGACTGGTAAAACAACTGTTGCGATTGATACGATTATCAACCAAAAAGAATTCTATGATGCTGGACAACCAGTATTTTGTATATATGTTGCTATCGGACAAAAAGCGTCTACTGTAGCACAAATCGTTCAGACTTTAACGGACAAAGGCGCTTTAGCTTACACAGTTGTTGTAGCGGCTAACGCATCAGACCCAGTTCCTATGCAGGTGTATTCTGCAATGGCTGGAGCTGCTATCGGAGAATACTTCCGTGACACTGGTCGCCCAGCGTTAATCGTTTATGATGATTTATCGAAACAAGCTGTTGCTTACCGTGAGTTGTCTTTGTTATTAAGAAGACCACCAGGACGTGAAGCTTATCCAGGTGACGTTTTCTACCTTCACTCAAGATTGTTAGAAAGAGCAGCTAAAGTTATTGCTGATGATAATATAGCTAAGCAAATGAATGACTTGCCAGAATCTCTTAAACCTATCGTAAAAGGTGGTGGATCTT
This genomic stretch from Chryseobacterium sp. POL2 harbors:
- the ffh gene encoding signal recognition particle protein; this translates as MFNSLQDKLDKALHNISGRGKITEINVAETVKEIRRALVDADVNYKVAKDLTKRVQDKAIGQNVLTSLTPGQLMTKIVHDELVDLMGGSQEGINLSEKPTIILIAGLQGSGKTTFSGKLANYLKQKRSKKPLLVACDVYRPAAIDQLKVLGNQIGVPVYTEDGNLKPVSISENAINFAKQNNHDVIIIDTAGRLAIDQEMMNEIRNVHQAVKPTETLFVVDSMTGQDAVNTAKAFNDVLNYNGVVLTKLDGDTRGGAALTIRSVVEKPIKFISTGEKMEALDLFYPERMADRILGMGDVVSLVERAQEQFDEEEAKKLHKKIAKNEFGFDDFLKQINQIKKMGNMKDLMGMIPGVGKAIKDVDISDDAFKHIEAIIHSMTPDERRKPSIINMPRKQRIAKGAGRTLEEVNQLMKQFDQMGKMMKMMQGPQGKQMMQMMSKMPNMPGMGGGLFGGK
- the atpB gene encoding F0F1 ATP synthase subunit A translates to MNFKKLLIFLHVFVFSFSFVKASETATVAGTEEKYNPVPFIMHHIADGHYWHLWGEGENSVGFALPVILVDNGLKVFSSSKFGHEGEEVAHIDGKNYKLFHGKIYETDELGTLTMHKDEKGVEHPTNAKPLDLSITKVVAQMIFAAFILILLAFATKASYKKSAVPTGIAKFMEPLILFVRDDIALQNIGSVKYRRYVPYLVTLFLFIWILNILGLVPGAANTTGNIAFTMMMAVFTLLVVNLSGKKTYWMHMLDPLGNNMPLGGKILVYIILVPVELLGIITKPFALMIRLFANMTAGHIIIMSLIALIFIMKTYMIAPVSLGLTLFIYVLEVLVAALQAYIFTMLTALFIGSAVEEPHHDH
- the atpE gene encoding ATP synthase F0 subunit C, producing the protein MTGSIAAIGAGLAVLGVGLGIGKIGGSAMEGIARQPEQSGKIQTAMIIAAALIEGAGLFGIVVALLGNG
- a CDS encoding F0F1 ATP synthase subunit B, translated to MDLLTPSIGNLFWTAVVFLLLLALLAKFAWAPILSAVRERENNIQDALNQAKLARQEMSQLKEDNERILREAKVERDAILKEARDMKDKIVSDAKEVAKVEGDKMIESARQSIQTEKNAAMADIKNQIGTLSVTIAENILKQKLDNNEAQTALVENLINKSNLN
- the atpH gene encoding ATP synthase F1 subunit delta produces the protein MLTSKVAKRYAQGLLDFSREAGSTDAIFQEMQDVVKIMSESKELNQFFNTPFIDAKKKIEVAGEVFKAFSPVAQNLVKLTINQGRESHLKQIAQEFINKVEDIRGTKRVSVTSATALSKETVTDILKASKLIPTNTDFEVESIIKPEILGGYILRVGDKQIDASVKTKLNNIKKEFQLN
- the atpA gene encoding F0F1 ATP synthase subunit alpha: MAEINPAEVSAILKQQLANFDTQSNVEEVGTVLSIGDGIARVYGLENVQYGELVKFESGVEGLVLNLEDDNVGVALLGESKLVREGDTVKRTNTISSIKVGEGMLGRVVDTLGNPIDGKGPITGDLYEMPLERKAPGVIFRQPVTEPLQSGIVAIDSMIPVGRGQRELIIGDRQTGKTTVAIDTIINQKEFYDAGQPVFCIYVAIGQKASTVAQIVQTLTDKGALAYTVVVAANASDPVPMQVYSAMAGAAIGEYFRDTGRPALIVYDDLSKQAVAYRELSLLLRRPPGREAYPGDVFYLHSRLLERAAKVIADDNIAKQMNDLPESLKPIVKGGGSLTALPIIETQAGDVSAYIPTNVISITDGQIFLESDLFNSGVRPAINVGISVSRVGGNAQIKAMKKVSGTLKLDQAQYKELEAFAKFGSDLDAATLAVIGKGERNVELLKQPVNSPLPVENQIAMIYAGTENLLKNIPVKKVKEFTVEYIEFLKNKHPEVMASLKAGKIDDSITGVLKQVAQDLAAKYN